One Sus scrofa isolate TJ Tabasco breed Duroc chromosome 1, Sscrofa11.1, whole genome shotgun sequence DNA segment encodes these proteins:
- the NUP43 gene encoding nucleoporin Nup43 isoform X2: MEEIYAKFVSQKISKTRWRPLSSGSLQTAETFATGSWDNEENYVSLWSIGDLGNVDSDGGFEGDHQLLCDIRHHGDVMDLQFFDQERIVAASSTGCVTVFLHHPNNQTLSVSQQWTTAHYHAGPGSPSCSSAPCTGVVCNSPEIVTVGEDGRINLFRADYKEAIKTIDNADSSTLHAVTFLRTPEILTVNSIGQLKIWDFRQQGNEPSQILSLTGDRAPLHCVDRHPNQQHVVATGGQDGMLSIWDVRQGTMPVSLLKAHEAEMWEVHFHPSNPDHLFTCSEDGSLWHWDASTDVPEKSSLFHQGGRSSTFLSHSISNQTNVHQSLISSWLSTDPARDRIEITSLLPSRTLSVNSLDVLGPCLVCGTDAEAIYVTRQLFS; this comes from the exons ATGGAGGAAATTTATGCCAAGTTTGTGtcacagaaaatcagcaagacCCGCTGGCGACCGCTATCTTCGGGGAGCCTGCAGACGGCGGAGACCTTCGCCACGGGCTCTTGGGACAATGAG GAAAATTATGTTTCACTGTGGTCTATTGGAGATTTGGGGAACGTGGACTCTGATGGAGGATTTGAAGGAGACCATCAGTTATTGTGTGACATCAGACACCATGGTGATGTAATGGATTTACAA ttttttgacCAGGAAAGAATTGTAGCTGCTTCATCAACAGGATGTGTAACAGTTTTCCTTCACCATCCAAATAACCAG ACTCTGTCAGTCAGCCAGCAGTGGACAACAGCTCACTACCACGCGGGTCCAGGCAGTCCTTCCTGTAGCAGTGCACCATGCACAGGTGTTGTCTGCAACAGCCCAGAAATTGTCACAGTTGGAGAAGATGGTCGAATAAATCTCTTCAGAGCTGATTACAAGGAAGCTATAAAAACTATag ACAATGCAGATAGCAGTACACTCCATGCTGTAACCTTCCTTCGAACTCCTGAGATTCTTACAGTAAATTCAATTGGACAGTTAAAAATATGGGATTTTAGACAACAAGGAAATGAACCCTCTCAGATATTATCACT GACCGGTGACCGAGCGCCGCTCCACTGTGTGGATAGACATCCCAACCAGCAGCATGTGGTAGCTACTGGTGGCCAGGATGGAATGTTGAGTATTTGGGATGTAAGACAAGGTACAATGCCTGTGTCTCTACTGAAGGCTCATGAAGCTGAAA TGTGGGAAGTTCACTTTCACCCATCCAACCCAGATCATCTCTTTACTTGTTCTGAAGATGGATCTCTCTGGCATTGGGATGCCTCCACAGATGTACCTGAGAAATCATCGCTCTTTCACCAAG gaggaAGAAGCAGTACTTTTTTGTCTCATAGCATTAGTAACCAGACTAATGTTCACCAATCTCTTATAAGCTCCTGGCTCAGCACTGATCCTGCCAGAGACCGTATTGAAATCACAAGCTTGCTTCCAAGCAGGACTTTGTCTGTGAACAGTTTGGATGTTTTAGGTCCTTGTCTTGTTTGTGGAACCGATGCAGAAGCAATTTATGTTACTAGACAACTTTTTTCATGA
- the NUP43 gene encoding nucleoporin Nup43 isoform X1: MPRGTHAPCDAARPRVRPGWGRRRGWLGAQPPALGPVAAARDWRDGPAESAPPPLLRGLSDAAGCATPLCWKISKTRWRPLSSGSLQTAETFATGSWDNEENYVSLWSIGDLGNVDSDGGFEGDHQLLCDIRHHGDVMDLQFFDQERIVAASSTGCVTVFLHHPNNQTLSVSQQWTTAHYHAGPGSPSCSSAPCTGVVCNSPEIVTVGEDGRINLFRADYKEAIKTIDNADSSTLHAVTFLRTPEILTVNSIGQLKIWDFRQQGNEPSQILSLTGDRAPLHCVDRHPNQQHVVATGGQDGMLSIWDVRQGTMPVSLLKAHEAEMWEVHFHPSNPDHLFTCSEDGSLWHWDASTDVPEKSSLFHQGGRSSTFLSHSISNQTNVHQSLISSWLSTDPARDRIEITSLLPSRTLSVNSLDVLGPCLVCGTDAEAIYVTRQLFS, from the exons ATGCCCCGCGGCACGCATGCGCCTTGTGACGCCGCGCGGCCTCGGGTGCGGCCGGGGTGGGGCCGGAGGCGGGGATGGCTTGGTGCCCAGCCGCCCGCGTTAGGTCCCGTTGCGGCTGCCCGGGACTGGCGGGATGGCCCGGCTGAGTCAGCGCCACCGCCTCTGCTGCGTGGCCTTTCTGATGCCGCGGGCTGCGCAACGCCTCTTTGCTGG aaaatcagcaagacCCGCTGGCGACCGCTATCTTCGGGGAGCCTGCAGACGGCGGAGACCTTCGCCACGGGCTCTTGGGACAATGAG GAAAATTATGTTTCACTGTGGTCTATTGGAGATTTGGGGAACGTGGACTCTGATGGAGGATTTGAAGGAGACCATCAGTTATTGTGTGACATCAGACACCATGGTGATGTAATGGATTTACAA ttttttgacCAGGAAAGAATTGTAGCTGCTTCATCAACAGGATGTGTAACAGTTTTCCTTCACCATCCAAATAACCAG ACTCTGTCAGTCAGCCAGCAGTGGACAACAGCTCACTACCACGCGGGTCCAGGCAGTCCTTCCTGTAGCAGTGCACCATGCACAGGTGTTGTCTGCAACAGCCCAGAAATTGTCACAGTTGGAGAAGATGGTCGAATAAATCTCTTCAGAGCTGATTACAAGGAAGCTATAAAAACTATag ACAATGCAGATAGCAGTACACTCCATGCTGTAACCTTCCTTCGAACTCCTGAGATTCTTACAGTAAATTCAATTGGACAGTTAAAAATATGGGATTTTAGACAACAAGGAAATGAACCCTCTCAGATATTATCACT GACCGGTGACCGAGCGCCGCTCCACTGTGTGGATAGACATCCCAACCAGCAGCATGTGGTAGCTACTGGTGGCCAGGATGGAATGTTGAGTATTTGGGATGTAAGACAAGGTACAATGCCTGTGTCTCTACTGAAGGCTCATGAAGCTGAAA TGTGGGAAGTTCACTTTCACCCATCCAACCCAGATCATCTCTTTACTTGTTCTGAAGATGGATCTCTCTGGCATTGGGATGCCTCCACAGATGTACCTGAGAAATCATCGCTCTTTCACCAAG gaggaAGAAGCAGTACTTTTTTGTCTCATAGCATTAGTAACCAGACTAATGTTCACCAATCTCTTATAAGCTCCTGGCTCAGCACTGATCCTGCCAGAGACCGTATTGAAATCACAAGCTTGCTTCCAAGCAGGACTTTGTCTGTGAACAGTTTGGATGTTTTAGGTCCTTGTCTTGTTTGTGGAACCGATGCAGAAGCAATTTATGTTACTAGACAACTTTTTTCATGA